One genomic window of Brachionichthys hirsutus isolate HB-005 chromosome 22, CSIRO-AGI_Bhir_v1, whole genome shotgun sequence includes the following:
- the slc38a2 gene encoding sodium-coupled neutral amino acid symporter 2 isoform X2, whose product MYIHICIYMYMYIYSYIFSVHTLLYYCIYMSNKNGHVEDVFFIRFISPRMKPASKTEMSQFNVSPEEDSSSTNSTDDACQDCPKKLPLNGRYSDIEAESQNFLPDSNLGKKKYDAEYHQGNASFGMSVFNLGNAIMGSGILGLSYAMANTGIALFVILLAAVAVFSLYSVHLLLKTANEGGALVYEQLGYKAFGMPGKLAASCSITMQNIGAMSSYLYIVKYELPIVIQAFVGSTDGEWYTNGDYLVLLVSFTIILPLSLLRNLGYLGYTSGLSLLCMVFFLIVVIIKKFQVPCPLPEDAGALNETAVKAPNATAAHLNATAVDYSEDACTPKYFVFNSQTVYAVPIITFAFVCHPAILPMYEELKGRSRRRMQGVANVSFLAMFLMYLLAALFGYLTFNAHVEPELLHTYSKIYKSDVVLLIVRLAVLTAVTLTVPVVLFPIRTSVNQLLCASKEFSWIRHTLITVVLLVGTNALVIFVPTIRDIFGFIGASAAAMLIFILPSAFYIKLVKKESMKSVQKIGATLFLSCGFVVMTGSMTLIILDWVHNASVTHDDGH is encoded by the exons atgtatatacatatatgtatatatatgtatatgtacatatattCCTATATATTTTCCGTACATACACTGCTGTATTATTGCATATACATGTCCAATAAAAACGGACACGTGGAGGACGTTTTTTTTATACGTTTTATTTCTCCCAGAATGAAACCCGCCTCCAAAACCGAGATGAGCCAATTCAACGTGTCTCCTGAagaggacagcagcagcaccaacagCACCGACGACGCCTGCCAGGACTGTCCCAAGAAGCTCCCGCTGAATGG cCGATACTCTGACATCGAGGCCGAGAGCCAAAACTTTCTCCCCGACAGCAACTTGGGCAAGAAGAAGTACGATGCTGAATAC caccaGGGCAACGCTTCCTTCGGCATGTCTGTCTTCAACCTGGGCAACGCCATCATGGGCAGCGGCATCCTGGGCCTGTCCTACGCCATGGCGAACACCGGCATCGCCCTATTTGT GATTCTCCTTGCGGCCGTCGCCGTTTTCTCCTTGTACTCCGTCCACTTGTTGCTAAAGACGGCCAATGAAGGAG GTGCGCTGGTGTACGAGCAGCTGGGCTACAAAGCTTTCGGGATGCCGGGGAAGCTCGCCGCTTCCTGCTCCATCACCATGCAGAACATTGGAG CGATGTCCAGCTACCTCTACATCGTCAAATACGAACTCCCCATCGTCATCCAGGCCTTTGTGGGAAGCACCGACGG GGAATGGTACACGAACGGAGACTacctggtgctgctggtgtcGTTCACCATCATCCTGCCGCTGTCACTGCTCAGGAACTTGG GTTACCTCGGTTACACCAGCGGTCTGTCCCTGCTGTGTATGGTGTTCTTTCTGATAGTG GTGATCATCAAGAAGTTCCAGGTCCCGTGCCCTCTGCCCGAGGACGCCGGCGCTCTGAACGAGACCGCGGTCAAGGCGCCGAACGCCACCGCCGCCCACCTGAACGCCACCGCCGTGGATTACAGCGAGGACGCTTGCACGCCCAAATACTTCGTCTTCAACTCTCAG aCCGTCTACGCCGTTCCCATCATTACCTTCGCCTTCGTGTGCCACCCGGCCATCCTGCCCATGTACGAGGAGCTCAAAGG TCGATCCCGCAGGCGGATGCAGGGCGTCGCCAACGTGTCCTTCCTGGCCATGTTCCTCATGTACCTCCTGGCCGCCCTCTTCGGATATCTGACCTTCAACG CTCACGTCGAGCCCGAACTGCTGCACACCTACTCCAAGATCTACAAGTCGGACGTGGTCCTGCTCATCGTCCGCCTGGCCGTGCTGACCGCCGTCACCCTGACCGTCCCCGTCGTTCTTTTCCCC ATCCGCACCTCCGTCAACCAGCTCCTGTGTGCGTCTAAAGAGTTCAGCTGGATCCGCCACACCCTCATCACCGTGGTCCTGCTGGTCGGGACCAACGCGCTGGTCATCTTCGTCCCCACCATCAGGGACATCTTTGGATttatcg GAGCCTCTGCCGCCGCCatgctcatcttcatcctgcccTCGGCCTTCTACATCAAGCTGGTCAAGAAGGAGTCCATGAAGTCGGTGCAGAAGATCGGG GCCACCCTCTTCCTGTCGTGCGGCTTCGTGGTGATGACCGGCAGCATGACGCTCATCATCCTGGACTGGGTCCACAACGCCTCCGTGACGCATGACGACGGACACTAG
- the slc38a2 gene encoding sodium-coupled neutral amino acid symporter 2 isoform X1, whose translation MYIHICIYMYMYIYSYIFSVHTLLYYCIYMSNKNGHVEDVFFIRFISPRMKPASKTEMSQFNVSPEEDSSSTNSTDDACQDCPKKLPLNGRYSDIEAESQNFLPDSNLGKKKYDAEYHQGNASFGMSVFNLGNAIMGSGILGLSYAMANTGIALFVILLAAVAVFSLYSVHLLLKTANEGGESPDGGAPAPPSSVSDGAFLRSGALVYEQLGYKAFGMPGKLAASCSITMQNIGAMSSYLYIVKYELPIVIQAFVGSTDGEWYTNGDYLVLLVSFTIILPLSLLRNLGYLGYTSGLSLLCMVFFLIVVIIKKFQVPCPLPEDAGALNETAVKAPNATAAHLNATAVDYSEDACTPKYFVFNSQTVYAVPIITFAFVCHPAILPMYEELKGRSRRRMQGVANVSFLAMFLMYLLAALFGYLTFNAHVEPELLHTYSKIYKSDVVLLIVRLAVLTAVTLTVPVVLFPIRTSVNQLLCASKEFSWIRHTLITVVLLVGTNALVIFVPTIRDIFGFIGASAAAMLIFILPSAFYIKLVKKESMKSVQKIGATLFLSCGFVVMTGSMTLIILDWVHNASVTHDDGH comes from the exons atgtatatacatatatgtatatatatgtatatgtacatatattCCTATATATTTTCCGTACATACACTGCTGTATTATTGCATATACATGTCCAATAAAAACGGACACGTGGAGGACGTTTTTTTTATACGTTTTATTTCTCCCAGAATGAAACCCGCCTCCAAAACCGAGATGAGCCAATTCAACGTGTCTCCTGAagaggacagcagcagcaccaacagCACCGACGACGCCTGCCAGGACTGTCCCAAGAAGCTCCCGCTGAATGG cCGATACTCTGACATCGAGGCCGAGAGCCAAAACTTTCTCCCCGACAGCAACTTGGGCAAGAAGAAGTACGATGCTGAATAC caccaGGGCAACGCTTCCTTCGGCATGTCTGTCTTCAACCTGGGCAACGCCATCATGGGCAGCGGCATCCTGGGCCTGTCCTACGCCATGGCGAACACCGGCATCGCCCTATTTGT GATTCTCCTTGCGGCCGTCGCCGTTTTCTCCTTGTACTCCGTCCACTTGTTGCTAAAGACGGCCAATGAAGGAGGTGAGTCTCCAGACGGTggtgcccccgccccccccagcagcgtctCTGACGGTGCTTTCCTCCGTTCAGGTGCGCTGGTGTACGAGCAGCTGGGCTACAAAGCTTTCGGGATGCCGGGGAAGCTCGCCGCTTCCTGCTCCATCACCATGCAGAACATTGGAG CGATGTCCAGCTACCTCTACATCGTCAAATACGAACTCCCCATCGTCATCCAGGCCTTTGTGGGAAGCACCGACGG GGAATGGTACACGAACGGAGACTacctggtgctgctggtgtcGTTCACCATCATCCTGCCGCTGTCACTGCTCAGGAACTTGG GTTACCTCGGTTACACCAGCGGTCTGTCCCTGCTGTGTATGGTGTTCTTTCTGATAGTG GTGATCATCAAGAAGTTCCAGGTCCCGTGCCCTCTGCCCGAGGACGCCGGCGCTCTGAACGAGACCGCGGTCAAGGCGCCGAACGCCACCGCCGCCCACCTGAACGCCACCGCCGTGGATTACAGCGAGGACGCTTGCACGCCCAAATACTTCGTCTTCAACTCTCAG aCCGTCTACGCCGTTCCCATCATTACCTTCGCCTTCGTGTGCCACCCGGCCATCCTGCCCATGTACGAGGAGCTCAAAGG TCGATCCCGCAGGCGGATGCAGGGCGTCGCCAACGTGTCCTTCCTGGCCATGTTCCTCATGTACCTCCTGGCCGCCCTCTTCGGATATCTGACCTTCAACG CTCACGTCGAGCCCGAACTGCTGCACACCTACTCCAAGATCTACAAGTCGGACGTGGTCCTGCTCATCGTCCGCCTGGCCGTGCTGACCGCCGTCACCCTGACCGTCCCCGTCGTTCTTTTCCCC ATCCGCACCTCCGTCAACCAGCTCCTGTGTGCGTCTAAAGAGTTCAGCTGGATCCGCCACACCCTCATCACCGTGGTCCTGCTGGTCGGGACCAACGCGCTGGTCATCTTCGTCCCCACCATCAGGGACATCTTTGGATttatcg GAGCCTCTGCCGCCGCCatgctcatcttcatcctgcccTCGGCCTTCTACATCAAGCTGGTCAAGAAGGAGTCCATGAAGTCGGTGCAGAAGATCGGG GCCACCCTCTTCCTGTCGTGCGGCTTCGTGGTGATGACCGGCAGCATGACGCTCATCATCCTGGACTGGGTCCACAACGCCTCCGTGACGCATGACGACGGACACTAG
- the scaf11 gene encoding LOW QUALITY PROTEIN: protein SCAF11 (The sequence of the model RefSeq protein was modified relative to this genomic sequence to represent the inferred CDS: substituted 1 base at 1 genomic stop codon) — translation MKSRGDQDQGGHDWTWTCHGPPEGTDAEDADRCPICLGVPAGGELAMPDSCSHVFCLGCLLTWAELTPSCPVDRRPFTSIFRWDESRSCVKVPVRKRVTQPRAESCCCRRLGNKARLQXVKSRRLRRREASMAADGRAKGLVRKCKDDDSSSVSRKKVRGTECCTWPPLVTLATASTQDVREPVWVTEDIQHDGGLKQCKPQAQDYQWLLAAAPVPADGAARRNPLNPSGWNRSPIPFGLSSSPFTSSSILGLSQFGFQSVVCAVTCPKGGEKRGGRASASKAPPKNAESLPPRRSGRHGKTLEEAPASDPSTPQSTSSDSDSSMGQAAKPDKTSQALAKKKGKGITNRKASGKRKTRKKQSPEFSSPAPSEKEEEEEEEEEEQQMGDKGDDEEEEEEEVDEEDNPNEEHDLNNSDQDSLNSVQEPLSHDLGQVTDGTQEQSHEQSHEHETRPNEDVLSCPPKPGLEADNDRGLEGEDTTSPLSFGQQEPESMDSPPPPPPPPPAQRTLLENPSSQHRDEPEDNVEIYAGSVEFISEESSKDVKAESCESSPQALPPSGGTSENDFAVPEMKTSEDADAETVASDELPTGDNSGNSQATDDTKVVAMDCSSPDGENANVAMLEQPEEGAAEHPASPSHVAEDERRGRERSQERKNGRQRRSRFHSPTSTWSPKRESSRRSLSRERNGSPRSSRPPQTRSRERDKDREGERDYSRREHSRERRRRRSRSRSRSRSRSPSRTRSHRRGPTPERPPSREQSPQWRERRAGWGAGKGSGSVGEGRKSHRGAGRFENGVPAESSPERQGWSENPDWVIEKSREAENRTRDSSGGSRWGEPRARGGHGGPGGSERGRVGNNRSFYNQQDEASDNRWQARNLFSGTGNHSGNDAYSRFNENRAGGRRKESEPGDSMVDRSGWSSASSWAVRRTLPADVQDYYSKRERGASGSWNRQDEEQQPAAAAADLKSEPPPQAAPGNAAVPVMSLIPPQLNVLHHPYPMQGPRGALPVSLQPAAAYGLPPQGPVHLHPAVPLLQVPAVGAQVLPPPPPPPPPLQQGSQTAAAQSDGYTTQMSTTMVGYGKAVLLPTTTKAGVAVATQGQLAPNQVLPSSTTQPGHHNKAQADSSKKEKKHQIQEKAINEVKMAMKPFYQRQEITKEEYKQIVRKAVEKVCHSKSGEVNSSKVANLVKAYVDKYKHARKK, via the exons GCAGACAGGTGTCCCATCTGCCTGGGCGTCCCTGCCGGAGGCGAGCTCGCCATGCCCGACAGCTGCTCGCATGTCTTCTGCCTCGGATGCCTCCTCACGTGGGCAGAG TTGACTCCTTCCTGCCCGGTGGATAGAAGACCTTTCACTTCCATTTTCAGATGGGACGAGAGCCGTAGCTGTGTAAAG GTTCCTGTAAGGAAGCGGGTAACTCAGCCTCGAGctgaaagctgctgctgtcgaCGCCTCGGAAACAAAGCCCGTCTTCAGTAAGT TAAATCAAGGCGGTTGAGACGACGGGAGGCGTCGATGGCTGCAGACGGCAGAGCAAAAGGACTTGTGAGGAAAT GTAAAGACGACGACTCCTCGTCAGTCAGCAGAAAAAAG GTGAGAGGAACAGAGTGTTGCACGTGGCCTCCCCTCGTCACCTTAGCAACCGCATCAACTCAGGACGT TAGAGAGCCTGTTTGGGTCACCGAGGATATACAGCACGACGGCGGGCTCAAACAGTGCAAACCGCAGGCGCAGGATTACCAGTGGCTTTTAGCTGCTGCTCCAGTTCCTGCTGACGGCGCCGCCAG GCGGAATCCTTTGAATCCCTCAGGCTGGAACCGCAGCCCAATTCCGTTCGGACTTTCCTCGTCTCCCTTTACCTCCAGTTCCATCTTGGGTCTGAGTCAGTTCG GGTTTCAAAGTGTCGTCTGTGCCGTCACATGTCCCAAAGGGGGAGAAAAGCGAGGTGGTCGAGCTTCAGCATCCAAAGCTCCTCCCAAAAATGCTGAGTCTCTACCCCCCAGACGATCTGGACGACACGGTAAAACCCTGGAGGAAGCTCCTGCTTCGGACCCGTCCACGCCACAGTCAACTTCATCGGACTCCGACTCATCCATGGGCCAAGCTGCAAAGCCAGACAAGACCTCTCAGGCGCTAGCCAAGAAGAAGGGTAAAGGGATAACAAACCGGAAGGCAAGTggcaaaaggaaaacaagaaagaaacagTCTCCAGAATTTAGCAGCCCAGCACCAAgtgagaaagaagaagaagaagaagaggaggaggaggagcagcaaatGGGTGACAAAGGGgacgacgaagaggaggaggaggaggaagtggatgAAGAAGACAACCCTAATGAAGAGCACGATCTGAACAACTCGGACCAGGACAGTTTGAACTCTGTTCAGGAACCTTTGAGTCATGATTTGGGACAGGTCACTGACGGGACTCAGGAACAATCTCATGAACAATCTCATGAACATGAGACCAGACCAAATGAGGACGTCCTGTCTTGTCCTCCAAAACCTGGACTGGAAGCTGACAATGATCGAGGACTGGAAGGAGAAGACACAACGAGCCCATTGTCTTTTGGACAGCAGGAGCCCGAGAGCATGgactctccccctccccctccccctccccctcccgcTCAGAGAACCCTGCTGGAGAACCCTTCGTCTCAGCACCGTGATGAGCCGGAGGACAACGTGGAGATTTATGCAGGGTCGGTAGAATTCATCAGTGAAGAATCTTCAAAGGATGTGAAAGCTGAATCATGTGAAAGTTCTCCCCAAGCACTTCCCCCCTCTGGTGGAACGTCTGAGAATGACTTCGCTGTTCCAGAGATGAAAACCTCTGAGGACGCTGACGCGGAGACGGTGGCCTCAGACGAGCTTCCGACCGGTGACAACTCTGGGAACAGCCAAGCAACGGATGACACTAAAGTCGTTGCCATGGACTGCAGCTCACCCGACGGTGAGAATGCTAACGTTGCTATGCTTGAACAACCAGAGGAGGGTGCTGCAGAACATCCTGCTTCTCCCAGCCATGTGGCCGAGGATGAGCGGCGGGGCAGAGAGCGCAGCCAGGAGAGGAAGAACGGGAGGCAGCGCCGCTCTCGCTTTCACTCTCCAACTTCTACTTGGTCACCGAAGAGAGAGTCGTCCCGGCGCTCGCTGTCCAGGGAACGTAACGGCAGCCCTCGCTCGAGCCGCCCGCCTCAGACTCGCAGTAGAGAAAGGGACAAGGACAGAGAAGGCGAGAGAGACTATTCCAGAAGAGAACACAGtcgtgagaggaggagacgccgATCCAGGAGTCGTTCGAGGTCCCGGTCAAGGTCACCATCCAGAACAAGGTCCCACAGACGAGGCCCGACCCCTGAGCGGCCACCCTCCAGAGAACAGTCACCGCAGTGGAGGGAGCGCAGAGCGGGCTGGGGGGCTGGGAAGGGTAGCGGGTCTGTCGGTGAGGGGCGAAAGAGCCATCGGGGCGCTGGACGCTTTGAAAATGGCGTGCCTGCAGAGAGTTCTCCTGAGCGGCAGGGTTGGTCGGAGAACCCCGACTGGGTCATAGAAAAGAGTCGGGAAGCTGAGAACCGGACACGGGACTCCAGCGGCGGCTCACGATGGGGAGAGCCGCGGGCCCGCGGGGGCCACGGGGGGCCCGGAGGGTCAGAGCGAGGCCGTGTGGGCAATAATCGTAGCTTCTACAATCAGCAGGACGAAGCATCAGACAACCGCTGGCAAGCCAGAAACCTATTCTCAGGTACAGGTAACCATTCAGGGAACGACGCCTACAGCCGCTTCAACGAAAACCGGGCCGGTGGCCGGAGGAAAGAGTCCGAACCGGGAGACTCGATGGTTGACCGGTCAGGCTGGTCGTCGGCATCCAGCTGGGCGGTTAGGAGGACACTACCTGCAGACGTTCAAGATTATTACTCCAAGAGGGAGCGAGGGGCGTCGGGCAGCTGGAACCGCCAAGACGAGGAGCAGcagccggcagcagcagcagcag ATCTCAAAAGTGAGCCTCCTCCCCAAGCGGCCCCGGGTAACGCTGCTGTGCCAGTGATGAGCTTGATTCCTCCTCAGCTGAATGTTCTTCACCATCCCTACCCCATGCAGGGCCCCCGCGGAGCCCTGCCTGTCAGCTTGCAGCCCGCGGCGGCGTACGGCTTGCCTCCTCAGGGCCCTGTGCACCTTCACCCTGCTGTACCCCTCCTCCAGGTACCCGCTGTCGGTGCTCAGGTCCtgcctccaccccccccaccgcctCCACCCCTGCAGCAAGGCAGCCAGACGGCAGCAGCTCAGTCCGATGGATACACAACGCAG ATGTCGACTACAATGGTGGGTTATGGGAAAGCTGTCCTTCTCCCCACAACAACCAAAGctggtgttgccgtggcaacccAGGGCCAGCTGGCACCCAATCAAGTGCTCCCGTCGTCCACTACTCAACCCGGCCATCACAACAAGGCTCAAGCTGACAGCTCCAAAAAAGAGAAG AAACATCAGATTCAGGAGAAAGCTATAAATGAAGTGAAGATGGCCATGAAACCTTTCTACCAAAGGCAGGAAATCACCAAGGAGGAGTACAAACAGATTGTTCGTAAAGCAGTAGAGAAG GTCTGTCACAGCAAGAGTGGCGAGGTGAACTCCAGTAAGGTGGCCAATCTGGTGAAGGCCTACGtggacaaatacaaacacgCCCGCAAGAAGTGA